From Hymenobacter sediminicola:
GTAGTGGGGCGGCCGGCTGCGTTGCATGGTATACCACTGGCTCGGGGGCTGGCGCAGACGGAGCCGCTACAGGCGGTACCTGTCCTGTGTAAGGCGACGTCTCCAGATCGAACTTTACCGGCTGCGGCTCGGGCATGGCAGCCGGCTGCGAAACAGGTGCACTCGTGAAGGACGGTACCACCGGAGCAGTAGTTACGTCCAGAGGCTCTTTGTTAAAAACGTTGAGCTGTGCTTCCGGCTGGGCAACTGGCGCTTCTTCTTCACGAGGGGGAACAGCCGTGATAGTGTGTGCTTCACGCGCAAAGCCGGTTGCAATGACCGTCACGCGGATGCTCTGGCCCAGCGTAGCGTCGATGCCATGGCCGAAAATAACCTCAGCATTCTGGCCTGCTTTATCCTGAATGCACTCGGTAATTTCCGTCAGTTCGTCCATCTCCAGTTCGGCTTGGTCGCCGGACATGATGCTAAGCAGGATGCGCTGGGCACCGTGAATGTCGGTGTTGTTGAGCAACGGCGAAGCCAGGGCCTCTTCCGCAGCACGACGGGCGCGGTTTTCGCCCTCCGTGATGCTGGAGCCCATTACGGCCGCGCCACTGTCCTTCATCACCGTTTTCACGTCTTCAAAGTCCACGTTCACATCGGCTGTCACCGTAATGATTTCAGCAATGGACTTGGCAGCGGTGCTGAGCACATTATCGGCTTTGGCGAAAGCGGAGCGGATAGGCAGGTTACCGTAAATCTCGCGCAGCTTATCGTTAAGAATCACGAGTACGGTGTCGCAGTTTTCGCTCAACTCTTTGATGCCGTGCTCTGCCTGCTGACGCTTCTTCTTGCCCTCGAACATGAACGGCGCCGTCACTATTCCCACCGTGAGGATGCCTAGTTCCTTGGCAACCTTGGCAATGACTGGCGCTGCCCCGGTACCGGTGCCACCGCCCATACCGGCCGTGATAAACACCATTTTGGTACCATTGCTCAGCAACTCCCGAATCTGCTCGCGGCTTTCAATAGCTGCTTGCTTGCCCCGTTCTGGATTAGCTCCGGCGCCAAGTCCTTCGGTCAGGTCGAGTCCGATCTGCAGGCGGTTAGGCACCGTGGAAGAAGCCAGCGCCTGCTTATCGGTGTTGCAAATGACGAATTCCACGTCCTTAATGCCCTGGCTAAACATGTGGTTTACGGCATTAGAGCCGCCCCCACCCACGCCAATCACCTTGATGATGGACTTGGACTGCGCCGGGATGTCGAATTTATAATTCATTGGTTGGGGTCTTGGGACTTGGGGACTGTGGGTCTTGGTTTCTGCTACAGGAGTTTCCAGTCAATAAAGTTCCGCCATGCAGAACTGTTAGACCAAGCTCCTGAGTCCCCAAGACTCCAATCAACTAGTACTGCTTATCATCAAAATCGTCGATCAGCAACCCTTTGGTACGGCTGATGATGTCGCTCAGGAATTTGCTGGCACCGGAAGGCTTTTTGGGTTCAGCCGGCTTCTGCGCTTCTGGTTTTGGAGCGGAGGCAGGTATGTGCAATGGAGCGGGTGCAGCAACCTGTTGCTGGTAGGCAACGGCAGGCTTCTGCTGCTGCTCCTCCTGCTCGTAGTTATTGCGGTTCAGGCGCTCATCCAATGAGCGGTAACCGGCCAGAACGAGACCCACCGTGGTAGCATACATCGGCGACTTCACCGCTTCGATTTTGCTTTTGCCCAAGTGCTCATTCGGATAACCGATCCGGGTGTCGAGGCCTGTAACGTACTCTGTGAGTTGCACCAGATTCTGCAGCTGTGCGCCGCCGCCCGTCAGCACGATACCGGCTGCCAGCTTATCGGCGTGGCCCGTCCGCTGAATTTCGGCGTACACCAACTCAATTATTTCCTCCATGCGGGCCTCAATGATATAGGCCAGATTCTTGAGAG
This genomic window contains:
- the ftsZ gene encoding cell division protein FtsZ, which translates into the protein MNYKFDIPAQSKSIIKVIGVGGGGSNAVNHMFSQGIKDVEFVICNTDKQALASSTVPNRLQIGLDLTEGLGAGANPERGKQAAIESREQIRELLSNGTKMVFITAGMGGGTGTGAAPVIAKVAKELGILTVGIVTAPFMFEGKKKRQQAEHGIKELSENCDTVLVILNDKLREIYGNLPIRSAFAKADNVLSTAAKSIAEIITVTADVNVDFEDVKTVMKDSGAAVMGSSITEGENRARRAAEEALASPLLNNTDIHGAQRILLSIMSGDQAELEMDELTEITECIQDKAGQNAEVIFGHGIDATLGQSIRVTVIATGFAREAHTITAVPPREEEAPVAQPEAQLNVFNKEPLDVTTAPVVPSFTSAPVSQPAAMPEPQPVKFDLETSPYTGQVPPVAAPSAPAPEPVVYHATQPAAPLPGRPALDARAEERRRRLQELSNGLTNDAIKDQLETPAYLRRQVKLENVTPSSERNISRFNLSDDNELLGDNRFLHDNVD